ATGCAGCAGCTCTTTCATATTTTGCGCTTACAAGTCTGCAGCATCGTGGACAGGAAAGTGCAGGAATTGCAGTTAGTGATGGAACAAAAATTAATCTTCATAAAGGAATGGGACTTGTAAGTGATGTTTTTGAACAGGGACATTTTGAAGCTCTTAATGGAAGTATTGCTGTAGGTCATGTTCGTTATGCGACTGCAGGCGGCAGAACAATTGATAATGCACAGCCCTTTATGAATTCGTTTAAGAATGGTTCTATTGCACTGGCTCATAATGGTCAGCTTGTGAACCATACAACGCTTAGGGAAATGCTTGAAGACCACGGCAGTACTTTTTCAAGCTCGAGTGATAGTGAAGTTATATTAAAGCTGATTGTAAGAAAATATATTGAAAACGGAGGTCATCTGGGAACTCCGAACGAAGAAGAAAACAGTGGAGAACTGAATCAGCAGAGATTTGTTGAAGCTGTAGTGCAGACGGCTAAATTGATTAAGGGCTCGTTTGCGCTTTGTATTATGACTGAGAATATGCTGATTGGAGTTCGGGACCCTAATGGAATCCGGCCATTATGTATTGGTCTGATTGGCGGGGGCGTTACGGGGGCGGAACCCCCGTTGGAAGGGGTAGCGAGCGACGAAGTGCGAGCGCAGGGGGAGACTTCCCCCTCTTACATTATTACTTCTGAATCTTGTGCGATTGACTCTGTAAATGGACGTTTTGTGCGCGATGTTGAGCCGGGCGAGATTGTAGTGATAAATAAGGTTGGGCTTCGTTCAATAAAATATGCAGAGGATAAAAAGCGAACCTGTATTTTTGAGTACGTTTATTTTGCGCGTCCGGATTCTGAGATTGATGGAATTTCTGTTCAGGAGGCTCGTTACAGGATGGGCGAGGAACTAGCTAAAGAATCTCCGGTTGATGCTGATATTGTAATTGGTGTCCCAGACAGTGGTCTTGGAGCTGCTCAGGGCTATGCCAGAGCCAGCGGTGTTCCTTATGGAATGGGAATTATCAAGAATAAATATATCGGCAGAACCTTTATTGCTCCAACTCAGAAAGAGCGCGAGAATATGGTTTTTGTAAAGCTGAATGCTATTCGCAGCGACCTTGAGGGCAAGCGCGTGATTGTAATTGATGATTCGATAGTTCGCGGTACTACGAGCCGGCGCCTTGTTCAGATTCTCCGCCGCGCTGGAGCTAAAGAAGTGCATTTCCGTGTATCATCTCCGCAGGTTAAGTTTCCGTGCTATTTGGGAATTGATACTCCAAGTAAGAATGAACTGATTTCTAGCAATCACGAACTTGAGGAAATCAGAAAGGAGATTGGGGCAGATTCTCTGGCTTTTATTAGTCTTGAGGGAATGAGAAAAGCCTTCGGTGCAGATTCATTCTGTAAAGGCTGTTTTAACGGCGAATATCCGGTTTAGCCGTATCTCTTAATGATTTCATCGGCGATCGCAGTACGTTTCATACTGCGGTCCATTGCATCTTTTTCAATAAATCGATGTGCTTCCTGTTCTGTCATACTCATATTCTGCATAAGCAGCATTTTTGCACGGTTTACAAGCTTGATTTCTTCCATTTTGACTTTGAGTTTTGTAGTCTGGCTTGAAAGTACCTGTACCTTGTATTGAACTGCAATTGCTGCCTTAATCATGTTGTAAAAATAGAACTGATCAAAAGGGTTTGTGATAGAGATAATTCCATATCCTTCAACACGATAGCTTACTTCTTCAAAAAGGGCTGGCGGAGTTAAAAGCAGTATTGTACTTAGTGATTCTGAAGCATCGGTTGCAAAATCTGCTCCTTCGCCATCTGAGTAATCAACAAGAATGATATTGTAAGTGCGTTCTGAAACACGGCGCCTTGCTTCATTGAAATCAGACAGGACTTCTGTTTCAAAAAGCGGCGGCATGAGCATTACGCTTATAGATTGAGAAAGTTTTGAGTCTTTTGTAACAACTAAAACGCTGTGGGTGTCTTCTGTCATTTTTAGAATCCAAGAACTTCCTTAATGAATGAGCTTTTTTCAGCGATTTCTTTTGCAGAATCCAGAGTGTCTGGCAGAGTTTTTAGTCTGAGGTCTCTCAATGGAGTTACCAGACGGTTACTGAGACTGTTAGAAGAGTTAGAGAACAGATTTTCAGTTACAGGCTCCGGAGGTTCCAGATTATTTTTAATTCCATCAAGAGCTGCGTGGATTAAAAGTGTGAATACCAGGTAAACATTACATTCGCTGTCTGGAGTTCGAATTTCCATACGGCTTGCTTCATCGGTTGTGATGGCTGGAACACGAATAAAGGTTGAACGGTTTTCGTATCCCCATGCAAGATAGCAAGGTGCTTTGCAGGAACCAAGACGGTCATATGAAGCTTCTGTACAGTTCATATAATAAGTCAGTTCTTCAGCATGCTTTAAGATACCTGCAAGAACGTTTTTGTTTTTTGATTTGTCTGAGCAGGAAATATTGATGTGGAAACCGCTTCCTGCTTTATCTGTAAGTGGTTTTGGAGAGAAATCTGCAAAGAGGCCTGCGCTTGCGGCACGGGTGCGGACTATCCATTTGAAGGTCGCGGCATTATCTGCGGCTGTAAGGGCGTCTGAATAATGGAAGTCGATTTCATTCTGACCCGGACCTTCTTCATGATGGCTTGCTTCCGGCTGAATACCCATCTGTTCAAGTGTAAAACAGATTTCACGGCGGATATTTTCTCCCTTATCTTCCGGAGCAATATCCATATAACTTGCATTATCAAAGGGAATCTTTGTTTGTTCGCCTTTTTCGTCGAGTTTGAAGAGGTAGAATTCAATTTCTGTTCCAAAGCTGAATTCAATGCCAAAGTCGTCTTTTGCCTTTTTTACTGCGTTTGCGAGAAGGGTACGGCAGTCTTTTTTGTACGGAGTTCCGTCTGGATGCGAAATTGTACAGAACATTCTTATAACTTTTCCGGTATTTGGACGCCATGGAAGGATAGAAACGGTTGTCGGATCCGGATGCAAAAATAAATCTGATTTTTCTGCGGTTTCAAATCCGTAAATTGCAGAAGCATCAAAACTGACTCCGTTTTCAAAAGCGTTTTGCAGCTGCGTTGCCATTATAGAAATATTTTTCTGTACACCCTTCAAATCAAAAAAAGCAAGACGAATAAATTTTACATCTTCTTCCTGTACATACTCTAAAACTTCACTTTCTGAATACATATTTACCTCTCGTGAACGAAAAAAGGCGCACATTCCATCCGGCGACAGTCCCGTCGTAAGATTGAATGAGCGCCTTTGCCCTTAATGATTTTATTTTATTCTATTTGCCGCTCATCTGTCAAGAATAAGTGGATTTCCGATAAACCTGATCAAGAAAACCTCCGATAATCAGAATATGGCACAGAAAAAAAAATCAAAGAAAAACAGCACTTTATTTGCAGCAGCCTGTGTACTTTTGGGCCTGCTGGTTATTTTAGTTATATTTCTTGTAAAAAAAGATCAGATATTTACTAATTTGAAGGAAACAGCCTTCTTTGATAAGGTATTTGGCAGTACACCGACTGTAATTGAAAATCATGAGCCGGTGGAAACAAAGAAAACAGAGACAATTCCTCTAAAAAATGATGAGGTTACTATAAAAATTGAAACTGAAGAAACTCCTGCTGCAAAATATACTGAGCCAGAGCCGGAAAAGCCTGTAGAATCAGCAAAACCTGTTGAAACTGCAAAACCTAAAGAGGAAACTCCAAAGAAAGCGGAAAATGAAAAGAAACAGCAGGCTACAGGAACAACAGAACTCCAGCTTTGTTTTGTAAATATTGATGGTGATGGCGCTGTTGTACGTCAGGTTATTAAACGTAAGGTAGCAAAGAGTGATTCTCCGCTGACAACGGCTATAAATCTGCTGCTTAAAGGACCTGATTCAACAATTTCGGGAGAACGTAATCTTATGAGTCTTATTCCGCCTGAAACAAAGCTTTTAAGTGCTAAAGTGCAGGGTGGCGTTGCTTATTTGAATTTTAATGAGAATTTCGAAATCAATTCCTATGGGGTTGAAGGCTATATTCATCAGCTGGAGCAGATTGTTTATACTGCAACAGCCTTTTCTACTGTTACAAGCGTTCAGTTTTTAATTGAAGGTGAAAAAAGAGATTATCTTGGTAGTGAAGGCGTGCTGATTGCAGCCCCTCTTTCGAGGAGCTCGTTCTAGCGATAGCTTTTTACAATCTTATCAAAGTAAGCAGATGTTTTAAGATAAGCTGTCTGATATGTAGAGATTGAAAAATAATCGAATCCGCCTTCTTTATTGCGTGTAAGTAGTTTTGTAAGGCAGACTGTGGTTTTGTTTTCTGGGAAATATGAGACTGTAACAATCTTATAATTGTCTTTAGCTGCTGTATAGGTAATTTCGTTGTTTTTGAAATCGATATAAGAGCCTTCTGAGCTTTCCAGAAGCTTTCTCTGAACATACAGATCATTCAAAACCTTATTTTCTGCAACTTTAGGAAGTACAGACATTGTTACCAGTGATTCATTACCTAAAGTCCAGAAGTTTTCCATTTTCTGTTCCCATGCTTCATCCAGAGTTACAGAGCGGTTTTCAAATTTGTAAACCTTTGATTTAGCAGGCTTTTTTGTTTCTTTTTGAACAGCAGGCTTTGTTGTGTTAATTCCCTTAAACTGTGAGAAAGTCTGGTCTTCGCTTGATTTAATTGTGCCTATTGTTACACAGTCAAAAACTTTGTTTCCTTTTTCATCTGCAATTGTGCGGATATTAAAAAGAGGAACTCGTGCATCAAAAGTAATTGAAGTATTACCACCAAACTGTGCATAATCCTGATCAATAATAAGCTTATCTGTTTCTACAACATCAGCTTTAATACGGCGTGCAGAGAATTCATAAAGCAGATCATGAAGATAGTTTACAATTTCTGTGTCATCAGTATCAGGAAGAATTGTAGAAATTATTTTTTCACCGGTCATATTCCAGAAATCTGCCTTTGCATCAACTGTGAGCAGAAGAGCAATTTCTTTTTCAGGAAGCTTTTCTGTGTCATCCTGAGGCGCAATGTAGCGGATCTGATAGGTTGCTTCATCGTACATCAGAATACCAACGTAACTTTCACGGGTAAATGAAGTGTCGCGATAGTAAACATACTCACCGGCACTGTCTGGAATAAATGAAGTAGTTCCAGGAAGTGCAGCAGCAGTGGTTGTCAGGATGATTGATGTGATTAAGGAAAGGATAGTTTTTTTCATAAATGGAAGTCCTGTAAGGATGCGTCATTGCGAGCGAAGCGAAGCAATCTATTTATTATGGATTGCTTCGTCGTTTCACTCCTCGCAATGACGATGGAAATTACGCATTTAATTTCTTGAGTTCTTCACGAACAATGTCAGCGGCCTTTTTAGCAACTTCGTCTGCTGGAACAAGAGTAGCTTCTGCATCCTGGCGGAGCTTCATTTCTACGTTTGGAAGGTTCTTGTCACCAACTACGATACGGATTGGGTAGCCGATAAGCTCTGAGTCTGTAAATTTAACGCCTGGGCGTTCGTTACGGTCATCGAGAATAACTTCGATTCCGTCAGCCTTCAAATCTTCGTAAATCTTATCTGCAACTTCCTTCATCTTGTCCTTGTACTGAACAGGAATAACTGCTACCTGATATGGAGCTACTGTCATAGGCCAGATGATTCCCTTATCGTCGTGATGTCCTTCAATGATAGAAGCAAGAGTACGGTCTACACCAATACCATAACATCCCATAAGTGGAGTTACTGGTTTTCCGCTTTCTCCAAGGTATGTTACGTTCATTGATTTTGTATATTTTGTACCAAGCTTGAAGATGTGTCCAAGCTCGTTACCTTTCTTCATATAGAACTTTCCGCCACATTCAGGGCAAGCATCGCCTTCTTTACAAGTACGAACATCAACAGTCATAAATGGAGTGAAGTCGCGGCCTGGTTCAACGTGCTTGATGTGGAAGCCGGCTTTTCCGGCACCTGCGATACAGTCGTGCATATCAACAGTAGACTTATCAGCAATTACAGGAATCTTAATTCCAACTGGACCAACGAATCCATGTGGAGCACCAGAGTACTTGAGTACGTCTTCGTCGCTTGCAAGTTCTGCACCAGAAGCTTTAAGTTCTGCTGCAAGCTTTGTTTCATTTACATCGAGGTCGCCGCGGATAAGTACGCAGAAGAAAGTCTCTGGAATATATGTCTGGCCGCCTTCTGTAACAGTCTGAGCGTTCTTATAGAACTCTGTTCCAGACAAATCAACTGCACAGTTGTAAACTTTGTAAACAAGTGCCTTAAGGAAGGTTGTTGGTTTTTCACCAAAGAACTTTTCCATGTCTTCAATGCTGAATACGTTTGGAGTTGCAACTTCTTCGATTGCGAGGTCTGTCTTTTTCTGTGGCTGACCGTTAGAGTCGAGAGGAGTTTCTGCCTTGCAGGCTGCCTTTTCAACGTTAGCAGCATAATCACAGTCTGGACACAGGAGGAGTGTATCATCACCAACTTCTGATTCAACCATGAACTCTTCTGAACCTGAACCGCCCATAGAACCTGTATCAGCTTTTACAGAGATAGTTGTAAGGCCCATGCGCTTAAAGATACGGCGGTAAGCAGCTGCTACGTTGTCGTAAGAAGCGTCGAGATCTGCCTGATCCTTGTCGAAAGAATAAGCATCCATCATTGTGAACTCACGTCCGCGCATTACACCATAGCGAGGACGGATTTCATCGCGGTATTTTGTATTAATCTGATAGAGTGTAAATGGAAGCTGTTTATAAGAAGAAAGACCATCGCGAACGATAGCTGTAAAAGCCTCTTCTGCAGTTGGAGAAACAACCATGTCCTGACCCTGGCGGTTTTGTGCTGTGAGCATTTCGCCTGCCATTTTGTCCCAGCGGCCAGATTCCTTCCATAAATCACCGGGTACGATTACTGTAGGTTTGATTTCGAGAAGACCTGCGTTGTCGAGTTCTTCACGGATAATTTTTTCAACTTTCATCAAAGAACGGAATCCGAATGGCATGTAAGCATAAAGTCCGTTTCCAAGTTTGCGGATAAGTCCGCTGCGCATCATAAGCTGATGGCTTGCGATAACTGCGTCATTTGGAGCTTCGCGCAGTGTTGAGATAATTGTTTTTGTAGCTTTCATAACGTACTATTTTAATGAAAGTACGTTATTTCTTCAACACGCAGATAACCTTGTCTGAGTCAGTGGTATAAGGAGTGCGTTTGTAATCGTTATAGAATTCACATGATGAATAGCCTACTTCTTTTGCATAAGAACGGATAGTTTCCATGCTGATAGGGCATACAAGTTCATCTTTTACTTCATCGATTACCTTGCCGCTTGCAGTCACTACATGCTGGAACAACTTGTATGAAGCCTGATCTGAATTTTTTATTACAGATGAATACAATGTTGCTCTTTGTGACTTTTTTGCAGGCAGTTCAACCTTTGTTTCAGAAAAGTCATATTTAGAAAAGTTCAAAATATCAAGCACAAGATAGCCGCCTTCAGAAAGGAGCATTCTCGAATCAAAAAGGAATTTTTTGATTAAAGTTCTGTCCTTCATGAAAATAACGCGATAGCAGAGACATGTAATGATGTTAAAGAAATTCTTGCCGAGATAACGTGCAAGATCTGCCGGGTTGAGATTGAAAATGTGTGCAGGATTTTCTTTGTTTGCCTGACGTGTGTTTACAATATTAACAAATTCTGTGAAGGAATCTGTCAGGGTAATATCATATTTCTCCTGCAATTGTTCAGTAAGTAAAGCTGGTCCACATTCCACTCCGAGGAATTTAGCGGGTACAGGAAACTCATCCCCCA
The Treponema bryantii DNA segment above includes these coding regions:
- the purF gene encoding amidophosphoribosyltransferase, producing the protein MGFRDECGVTGIYGVENAAALSYFALTSLQHRGQESAGIAVSDGTKINLHKGMGLVSDVFEQGHFEALNGSIAVGHVRYATAGGRTIDNAQPFMNSFKNGSIALAHNGQLVNHTTLREMLEDHGSTFSSSSDSEVILKLIVRKYIENGGHLGTPNEEENSGELNQQRFVEAVVQTAKLIKGSFALCIMTENMLIGVRDPNGIRPLCIGLIGGGVTGAEPPLEGVASDEVRAQGETSPSYIITSESCAIDSVNGRFVRDVEPGEIVVINKVGLRSIKYAEDKKRTCIFEYVYFARPDSEIDGISVQEARYRMGEELAKESPVDADIVIGVPDSGLGAAQGYARASGVPYGMGIIKNKYIGRTFIAPTQKERENMVFVKLNAIRSDLEGKRVIVIDDSIVRGTTSRRLVQILRRAGAKEVHFRVSSPQVKFPCYLGIDTPSKNELISSNHELEEIRKEIGADSLAFISLEGMRKAFGADSFCKGCFNGEYPV
- a CDS encoding ANTAR domain-containing response regulator, whose product is MTEDTHSVLVVTKDSKLSQSISVMLMPPLFETEVLSDFNEARRRVSERTYNIILVDYSDGEGADFATDASESLSTILLLTPPALFEEVSYRVEGYGIISITNPFDQFYFYNMIKAAIAVQYKVQVLSSQTTKLKVKMEEIKLVNRAKMLLMQNMSMTEQEAHRFIEKDAMDRSMKRTAIADEIIKRYG
- a CDS encoding glutamine synthetase family protein — its product is MYSESEVLEYVQEEDVKFIRLAFFDLKGVQKNISIMATQLQNAFENGVSFDASAIYGFETAEKSDLFLHPDPTTVSILPWRPNTGKVIRMFCTISHPDGTPYKKDCRTLLANAVKKAKDDFGIEFSFGTEIEFYLFKLDEKGEQTKIPFDNASYMDIAPEDKGENIRREICFTLEQMGIQPEASHHEEGPGQNEIDFHYSDALTAADNAATFKWIVRTRAASAGLFADFSPKPLTDKAGSGFHINISCSDKSKNKNVLAGILKHAEELTYYMNCTEASYDRLGSCKAPCYLAWGYENRSTFIRVPAITTDEASRMEIRTPDSECNVYLVFTLLIHAALDGIKNNLEPPEPVTENLFSNSSNSLSNRLVTPLRDLRLKTLPDTLDSAKEIAEKSSFIKEVLGF
- a CDS encoding GerMN domain-containing protein, encoding MAQKKKSKKNSTLFAAACVLLGLLVILVIFLVKKDQIFTNLKETAFFDKVFGSTPTVIENHEPVETKKTETIPLKNDEVTIKIETEETPAAKYTEPEPEKPVESAKPVETAKPKEETPKKAENEKKQQATGTTELQLCFVNIDGDGAVVRQVIKRKVAKSDSPLTTAINLLLKGPDSTISGERNLMSLIPPETKLLSAKVQGGVAYLNFNENFEINSYGVEGYIHQLEQIVYTATAFSTVTSVQFLIEGEKRDYLGSEGVLIAAPLSRSSF
- a CDS encoding proline--tRNA ligase encodes the protein MKATKTIISTLREAPNDAVIASHQLMMRSGLIRKLGNGLYAYMPFGFRSLMKVEKIIREELDNAGLLEIKPTVIVPGDLWKESGRWDKMAGEMLTAQNRQGQDMVVSPTAEEAFTAIVRDGLSSYKQLPFTLYQINTKYRDEIRPRYGVMRGREFTMMDAYSFDKDQADLDASYDNVAAAYRRIFKRMGLTTISVKADTGSMGGSGSEEFMVESEVGDDTLLLCPDCDYAANVEKAACKAETPLDSNGQPQKKTDLAIEEVATPNVFSIEDMEKFFGEKPTTFLKALVYKVYNCAVDLSGTEFYKNAQTVTEGGQTYIPETFFCVLIRGDLDVNETKLAAELKASGAELASDEDVLKYSGAPHGFVGPVGIKIPVIADKSTVDMHDCIAGAGKAGFHIKHVEPGRDFTPFMTVDVRTCKEGDACPECGGKFYMKKGNELGHIFKLGTKYTKSMNVTYLGESGKPVTPLMGCYGIGVDRTLASIIEGHHDDKGIIWPMTVAPYQVAVIPVQYKDKMKEVADKIYEDLKADGIEVILDDRNERPGVKFTDSELIGYPIRIVVGDKNLPNVEMKLRQDAEATLVPADEVAKKAADIVREELKKLNA